The following are from one region of the Ananas comosus cultivar F153 linkage group 20, ASM154086v1, whole genome shotgun sequence genome:
- the LOC109725460 gene encoding uncharacterized protein LOC109725460 — MRIRRRPPPHPPPPLISTTMVLDPSPPPQEESGKTQVHEQRDGLLLLHQDGDLLHLGVGKGLPSSGSDPSPPHLSSSCISPTITTHVQVLEEEEQVNSNESKFNGCDGEPEEKTIIVGEKNKAKYMRAKASSSSNGSDEHGKREKRRRRSPAVLMEGSRCSRVNGRGWRCCQPTLVGYSLCEHHLGKGARLRSVSSVRGRLGCSTKKGVGDGPSTTTKIATTVKARSISSLLDVESDDTTHSESLSSSSSLPPPPPNAATSKGEIAML, encoded by the exons atgAGGATCAGAAGGAgacctcctcctcatcctcctcctcctctcataTCCACAACCATGGTGTTAGATCCATCTCCTCCACCCCAAGAAGAGAGTGGGAAAACACAAGTGCATGAGCAAAGAGATGGGCTATTACTATTGCACCAAGATGGAGATCTACTGCATCTTGGTGTGGGAAAAGGTTTACCCAGTAGTGGATCTGATCCTTCTCCTCCCCACCTCTCAAGTTCTTGCATTTCACCCACCATTACCACCCATGTGcag GTGCTTGAGGAGGAGGAACAAGTAAATAGTAATGAGAg CAAATTCAATGGTTGTGATGGGGAACCAGAAGAGAAAACAATAATAGTGGGGGAAAAGAACAAGGCCAAGTACATGAGAGCCAAAGCTAGTAGTAGCTCTAATGGAAGTGATGAACATGGGAAGAGGGAAAAGCGGCGAAGGCGCAGCCCGGCGGTGCTGATGGAGGGGTCACGGTGCAGCCGCGTGAACGGGCGGGGGTGGCGGTGCTGCCAGCCGACGCTCGTCGGCTACTCGCTGTGCGAGCATCACTTGGGGAAGGGGGCGCGGCTGCGGAGCGTGAGTAGCGTGCGCGGTCGACTCGGCTGCTCGACGAAGAAAGGAGTAGGGGACGGGccgtcgacgacgacgaagatCGCGACGACGGTGAAGGCTCGGTCGATAAGCAGCTTGCTCGACGTCGAGAGCGACGATACCACCCATTCAGAATCGCTATCGTCGTCATCGTCGctaccgccgccgccaccgaaTGCCGCCACATCTAAAGGTGAAATTGCCATGCTTTGA